From the Psychrobacillus sp. FSL K6-4046 genome, one window contains:
- a CDS encoding gamma-glutamyltransferase family protein, producing the protein MDYLYHPFPGKRNTVFAKKGMVATSQPLAAQAGLDILKKGGNAIDAAIATAAALTVVEPTSNGIGGDAFALVWTKGKLHGLNASGPAPQSISAEKLRAQGLEKMPVHGVVPITVPGVPAAWAALSERFGKLPLKEVLEPAIQYAEEGYPLSPILGKYWKIAYKKFKASFTTEEFNAWFETFAPDGRPPEIGEVWKSPGHASTLRAIGETNAKAFYEGDLAEQIDGFMRKHGGYLSKSDLQSYQPQWVDPISVNYRGYDVWEIPPNGQGMVALMALNVFNKLDKPEWQSVHTLHQQIESMKLAFTDGQAFITEPDEMPVSVEHLLSEEYAEKRKAVIQDEATDPEPYELPKGGTVYLATADEEGNMVSFIQSNYMGFGSGVVIPGTGIALQNRGHDFSLDESHPNVLKPGKRTYHTIIPGFLTKDGEAVGPFGVMGGYMQPQGHFQVVTNTVDYLLNPQATLDMPRWQWIKGKTVHVEPELPNYLVQSLVRKGHDIQVATDGGSFGRGQIIWRNPDTGVLQGGTESRTDGAIAAW; encoded by the coding sequence ATGGATTACTTATATCACCCATTTCCAGGTAAGAGAAATACCGTTTTTGCTAAAAAAGGTATGGTTGCAACATCACAACCTTTAGCAGCACAGGCAGGCTTAGATATATTAAAAAAGGGTGGGAATGCCATTGATGCGGCTATTGCCACTGCTGCTGCACTAACTGTGGTGGAGCCAACCTCCAACGGAATTGGTGGAGATGCTTTTGCTTTAGTCTGGACAAAAGGAAAACTTCATGGGTTGAATGCATCAGGTCCTGCACCACAATCTATTTCGGCTGAGAAGCTACGAGCACAGGGCTTAGAGAAGATGCCTGTGCATGGAGTAGTGCCAATAACAGTGCCAGGAGTCCCTGCTGCATGGGCAGCCTTATCAGAAAGGTTTGGCAAATTACCGTTAAAAGAAGTACTAGAGCCTGCAATTCAATATGCGGAGGAGGGTTATCCTCTGTCCCCAATTTTAGGGAAGTATTGGAAGATAGCATACAAAAAGTTTAAAGCGAGCTTTACGACAGAGGAATTCAACGCATGGTTTGAAACATTTGCTCCAGATGGTCGCCCTCCAGAAATAGGAGAGGTGTGGAAGTCTCCAGGCCATGCAAGCACGCTTCGTGCTATAGGAGAAACAAATGCAAAAGCTTTTTATGAAGGAGATCTTGCTGAACAAATAGATGGATTTATGAGAAAGCATGGGGGATATCTGTCTAAAAGTGACCTACAATCCTATCAGCCTCAGTGGGTAGACCCAATTTCTGTGAACTACCGTGGCTATGATGTTTGGGAGATTCCTCCAAACGGTCAGGGTATGGTCGCTTTGATGGCCCTTAATGTATTTAATAAGCTAGATAAGCCCGAGTGGCAAAGTGTTCATACGCTACATCAACAAATTGAATCGATGAAGCTAGCCTTTACGGATGGCCAGGCATTTATAACGGAGCCTGATGAAATGCCAGTAAGTGTCGAGCATTTATTGTCCGAGGAATATGCAGAAAAGCGTAAAGCGGTAATCCAAGACGAAGCTACAGATCCCGAACCTTATGAATTACCAAAAGGGGGAACTGTCTATTTGGCAACTGCTGATGAGGAAGGAAATATGGTTTCTTTTATACAAAGTAACTATATGGGCTTCGGTTCTGGTGTTGTCATTCCAGGCACAGGTATTGCATTGCAAAACAGAGGACATGATTTCTCTTTAGATGAATCACATCCTAATGTATTAAAGCCAGGCAAAAGAACTTATCATACGATTATTCCAGGCTTCTTAACGAAAGACGGAGAAGCTGTCGGGCCTTTCGGTGTAATGGGAGGTTATATGCAACCACAGGGGCATTTCCAGGTTGTAACAAACACTGTAGATTATTTGTTAAATCCTCAAGCAACACTTGATATGCCTCGTTGGCAGTGGATTAAGGGGAAAACAGTGCATGTCGAGCCTGAGCTCCCTAATTATTTGGTACAAAGCTTAGTAAGAAAAGGACATGATATTCAAGTCGCTACGGATGGCGGCAGCTTTGGACGTGGGCAAATCATTTGGAGAAACCCAGATACGGGGGTCCTTCAAGGAGGCACTGAATCAAGAACAGATGGGGCAATTGCGGCGTGGTAG
- a CDS encoding dipeptide ABC transporter ATP-binding protein → MVISSPKTDQKVLLELNGVKKYFPIKGGILKRVQGHVQAVQEVNLKLYEGESLGVVGESGCGKSTLGRAILGLEELTDGKVIFKEQEIQNLKRKEKLKFVKEMQMIFQDPFASLNPRQRIGHALEEVFVMHTNLSKVERRNAVVELLNEVGLKEEHYERYPHEFSGGQRQRIGIARAIALNPSFVICDEAVSALDVSVQAQVLKLLKTLQEKYGLSYLFISHDLGVVRYFCDRVLVMYLGNTVELGTVEDLFKNPTHPYTQALLSAIPRPSVNRNMKRIRLQGDLPNPANPPTGCPFHTRCPIAQDICKKDKPAWEQIEEGHFAACHFAGTKII, encoded by the coding sequence ATGGTCATCTCGTCACCCAAAACTGATCAGAAGGTCCTCCTTGAATTAAATGGAGTTAAAAAGTACTTCCCTATAAAAGGTGGAATTTTAAAGAGAGTTCAAGGGCATGTCCAGGCAGTTCAAGAAGTAAATCTTAAGCTTTATGAAGGGGAAAGTCTAGGGGTAGTTGGAGAATCTGGTTGTGGGAAGTCCACCTTAGGAAGAGCTATCTTAGGACTAGAGGAACTAACGGATGGAAAAGTAATATTTAAGGAGCAGGAAATTCAAAACCTTAAGAGAAAAGAGAAGTTAAAGTTCGTTAAGGAAATGCAGATGATTTTCCAAGATCCTTTTGCTTCCCTAAACCCTAGACAGAGAATTGGGCATGCATTAGAGGAAGTCTTTGTGATGCATACGAACTTATCCAAAGTAGAGCGACGAAACGCTGTGGTGGAACTCTTAAATGAAGTTGGGCTAAAGGAAGAGCATTACGAGCGTTACCCTCATGAATTTAGTGGGGGACAACGCCAAAGGATTGGAATAGCTAGAGCTATAGCTTTAAATCCTTCCTTTGTCATCTGTGATGAAGCAGTTTCTGCTCTAGACGTTTCCGTTCAAGCTCAAGTTCTTAAGCTATTAAAAACATTACAGGAAAAATACGGTCTTTCGTATTTGTTCATCTCACATGACCTGGGGGTAGTTCGTTATTTTTGTGATCGAGTGCTAGTCATGTATTTAGGAAATACGGTAGAGCTTGGTACAGTGGAGGATTTATTTAAAAATCCGACTCATCCTTATACTCAGGCATTGTTGTCTGCGATTCCACGCCCTTCGGTAAATCGGAATATGAAGCGTATTCGACTTCAAGGAGATCTACCTAACCCGGCGAATCCTCCAACAGGTTGTCCATTCCATACGCGCTGCCCGATAGCCCAAGATATTTGTAAAAAGGATAAGCCAGCATGGGAACAAATAGAAGAAGGACACTTTGCTGCTTGTCACTTTGCAGGGACAAAAATTATATAA
- a CDS encoding ABC transporter permease, translating to MSNTISINNNLPTATKKKDKVYVTTIKRLLKNKLAVIGLAIILGLIFIAVFAPSLATHDPSKQNLVASELPIFSEGHWLGTDNYGRDVWSRIVYGSRISLLVGIAAVSLGLLGGITLGLLGGYYKKLDGIIMRIVDLLFSFPGILLAMLIIAILGTSLVNVAIAISIWSIPSCARIVRGSVLSIKQKEYIMALKSLGASDLRIMIRHILPNAMAPIIVFATMRMGTAILSTASLSYLGLGAQPPTPEWGAMISQGQSYMWTSPHLTIIPGIAIMLTVFAFNVLGDGLRDALDPNMDIQ from the coding sequence ATGTCGAACACTATTTCAATTAACAATAATCTTCCAACTGCAACCAAAAAGAAAGATAAGGTTTACGTTACGACGATAAAACGCCTCTTAAAAAATAAACTAGCAGTAATTGGTCTTGCTATTATTTTGGGGCTAATCTTCATAGCGGTATTTGCTCCCTCCTTAGCCACACATGATCCATCAAAACAAAATCTAGTAGCCAGTGAACTCCCTATCTTTTCAGAAGGCCATTGGTTGGGGACAGATAATTATGGTAGAGACGTTTGGTCTCGTATTGTTTATGGGTCGAGAATTTCTCTGTTGGTGGGCATTGCAGCTGTTAGCCTAGGGTTGCTTGGTGGAATAACACTTGGTTTGCTCGGAGGCTATTATAAAAAACTCGATGGAATCATTATGAGAATAGTAGATTTGCTGTTTTCCTTCCCGGGTATTCTACTAGCTATGCTAATCATTGCTATATTAGGTACCAGCCTGGTTAACGTAGCAATAGCGATTAGTATCTGGTCCATACCAAGCTGTGCTCGCATAGTGAGAGGATCAGTACTTTCTATAAAACAAAAAGAATATATTATGGCTTTAAAATCATTAGGTGCTTCTGATTTAAGGATTATGATTCGTCATATTCTTCCTAACGCTATGGCACCAATCATCGTGTTTGCCACAATGAGAATGGGAACAGCTATCCTCTCGACAGCATCTCTCAGTTACTTAGGGTTAGGAGCACAGCCTCCTACACCAGAATGGGGAGCAATGATTTCACAAGGGCAAAGCTATATGTGGACATCACCACATTTAACCATTATTCCTGGGATAGCAATTATGTTAACCGTTTTTGCCTTTAACGTACTAGGAGACGGGTTACGAGATGCATTAGATCCAAATATGGACATCCAATAA
- a CDS encoding chromate transporter — protein sequence MVEKQSLKGGPVRPKPVLQRDISLAFFRIGMLGFGGGPSSIPLFHREVVKKYEWMDEEEFGDTLALANTMPGPIATKMAGYIGYRIAGIWGCVNALLASVIPTVVLMVLLLGFLQSFKDSPRVQGMTAAVIPVVAVMLALMTWDFIKKSGETFGWWKACLLIAVAALLMELLYIHPAFIILTCMAIAFFPLLKRRGGK from the coding sequence GTGGTAGAAAAACAGTCTTTGAAGGGTGGCCCTGTACGTCCTAAGCCAGTACTTCAAAGAGATATAAGCCTAGCATTTTTCCGAATCGGGATGCTAGGGTTTGGCGGGGGACCTTCCTCGATACCTCTATTTCACCGGGAAGTCGTTAAGAAGTATGAATGGATGGATGAGGAGGAATTCGGTGATACATTAGCATTGGCAAATACGATGCCTGGGCCGATAGCAACTAAGATGGCTGGGTACATTGGTTATCGAATAGCCGGTATTTGGGGGTGTGTTAATGCTCTCCTTGCTTCCGTCATTCCAACAGTTGTGCTGATGGTCCTTCTTCTAGGCTTTCTCCAGTCTTTTAAGGATTCCCCAAGAGTGCAGGGTATGACTGCTGCAGTTATACCTGTAGTGGCAGTTATGCTTGCATTAATGACCTGGGATTTTATTAAAAAGTCTGGAGAAACCTTTGGATGGTGGAAGGCCTGTTTGCTGATAGCAGTAGCTGCATTGCTTATGGAGCTCTTATATATACATCCAGCATTCATCATATTGACCTGTATGGCAATTGCCTTTTTTCCTCTATTGAAAAGGAGGGGGGGTAAATGA
- a CDS encoding glutathione ABC transporter substrate-binding protein gives MKKKWLFTLLFVVSIVLAACSGEKSSSAPKENGGSGSDISGNTFTYATTTDAVGLSPIMTNDTPSANVIDQVYETLFKRNSETLEIEPLLAESYETPDENTWIFKLREGVQFHDGTPFNAEAVKYTFDKLRDPATGAPRASLLESVEEITVEDEYTVKITTKYPYGAFLAALSHSNSAIVSPTADQKQDLMKEPVGTGPFKFVSWTPGDQLVLEANEEYREGAPDLKKVVFKVVPEISTAISMLQTGEVQFIDNLPTEQIKRLESMDNIDIQKMDGSPINYFAFNHQRERNQDPEFREAVASAIDRDAFVSKLNGLGVRSDSVIGPKVFGYDESADNAGTPYNLEHAKELVEKNGYGEQTFKLLTANRANTTLMAEIVQAQLTEAGFKVEIESLEWATYLDSARSGEYDLTFLSWANVTGDGSELFYPNFHSDNVGASNRAQYSNPAFDDLVMQSRTTVDQEERAKLLNQANQLMLDDNAVVVMYHGVVTSALDNKYTGLELDSTGKWSLQNVTGK, from the coding sequence ATGAAGAAAAAATGGTTATTTACTTTATTATTCGTTGTATCAATAGTGCTAGCGGCTTGTTCTGGAGAAAAATCCTCATCAGCACCGAAAGAAAACGGTGGATCAGGAAGCGATATTAGTGGAAATACCTTTACCTATGCAACAACAACAGATGCGGTCGGTTTGTCCCCAATCATGACAAATGACACTCCTTCAGCAAATGTGATTGATCAAGTATATGAGACACTTTTCAAACGTAACTCAGAAACATTAGAGATTGAGCCTTTATTAGCAGAGTCCTATGAAACTCCAGATGAAAATACATGGATTTTTAAACTAAGGGAAGGTGTACAATTCCACGATGGGACTCCATTTAACGCAGAAGCGGTCAAGTATACGTTTGATAAATTACGTGACCCAGCAACTGGTGCACCACGTGCATCTCTTTTAGAATCCGTGGAAGAAATTACAGTCGAAGATGAATATACGGTTAAAATTACAACGAAATATCCTTACGGTGCATTCTTAGCGGCACTTTCTCATTCCAACTCTGCGATTGTAAGTCCAACCGCTGACCAAAAACAAGATTTGATGAAAGAGCCAGTAGGTACCGGTCCATTTAAATTTGTTAGTTGGACTCCTGGAGATCAGTTAGTGCTAGAAGCGAACGAAGAATATCGAGAAGGGGCACCTGATTTAAAGAAAGTAGTATTCAAAGTAGTTCCTGAGATTTCTACTGCCATTTCTATGCTACAAACAGGCGAGGTTCAATTCATCGACAACCTACCAACCGAGCAAATCAAACGTTTAGAATCGATGGACAACATTGATATTCAAAAAATGGATGGTTCTCCAATCAATTATTTTGCATTTAATCATCAAAGAGAAAGAAACCAAGATCCTGAATTCCGCGAAGCAGTAGCTTCTGCAATTGATCGTGATGCATTTGTTTCTAAATTGAACGGACTAGGTGTAAGAAGTGATAGTGTAATTGGACCTAAAGTATTTGGATATGATGAGTCCGCAGATAATGCAGGAACTCCTTATAATTTGGAGCATGCAAAGGAATTAGTAGAGAAAAATGGATACGGTGAACAAACCTTTAAATTGTTAACAGCTAACCGTGCTAATACAACTCTAATGGCTGAAATTGTGCAAGCCCAATTAACAGAAGCAGGATTCAAAGTTGAAATCGAGTCTTTAGAATGGGCTACTTATTTAGACTCAGCTCGTTCCGGTGAGTATGACTTAACATTCTTAAGCTGGGCAAATGTCACAGGAGACGGCTCTGAATTATTTTATCCTAACTTCCATAGTGACAATGTAGGTGCGTCTAACCGTGCACAATATAGCAATCCGGCATTTGATGATCTAGTCATGCAATCACGTACTACTGTTGACCAAGAAGAACGTGCGAAGTTATTAAATCAAGCAAACCAATTAATGCTAGACGATAATGCAGTAGTAGTGATGTACCACGGAGTGGTTACATCTGCTTTGGATAACAAATACACAGGTTTAGAACTTGATTCTACTGGTAAATGGTCATTACAAAATGTAACTGGAAAGTAG
- a CDS encoding collagen-like protein translates to MAHKGSESIQQGHRHGDYYNSKKDSCGCRGRRRGGRVIAGPPGPTGPTGPAGPRGLRGPTGAAGVGTTGPTGPTGPTGATGGAIGTEFDPAAAPSYQVGQLIFFNGNLYRVNVNSPTGIPGESPDYTLLTGGGAGATGVTGATGATGATGSTGATGATGATGATGATGATGTTGVTGVTGVTGATGVTGATGATGVTGATGVTGATGATGVTGATGVTGATGATGATGATGATGATGATGATGATGATGVTGATGVTGATGTTGVTGVTGVTGATGVTGATGATGATGATGATGATGATGATGVTGVTGVTGATGVTGATGATGATGVTGATGATGVTGATGATGVTGATGATGVTGATGATGVTGATGATGITGATGATGVTGVTGATGATGATGVTGATGATGATGVTGATGVTGVTGATGAGLAEYGYVYNTATQTVPAGADVNFNTNGLLTDGIDHTAGSAGVTITTAGDYEINFSTTSNEPSQIELFVNNSSIPGTRYASGSGSIQNNGSAIVNLAAGDVITLRNSSAQSITLVTPQGTGAADAINASLTVKKLDS, encoded by the coding sequence ATGGCCCACAAAGGAAGTGAGTCTATTCAACAAGGTCATAGACATGGAGATTATTATAACTCTAAAAAGGACTCCTGTGGATGCAGAGGTCGAAGAAGAGGTGGGAGAGTCATAGCCGGTCCCCCAGGTCCAACAGGCCCTACTGGACCAGCAGGACCAAGAGGATTAAGGGGTCCAACAGGTGCGGCAGGAGTTGGAACAACAGGTCCGACTGGCCCAACTGGTCCAACCGGAGCTACAGGAGGAGCGATAGGAACTGAATTCGATCCGGCAGCTGCTCCTAGCTATCAAGTGGGACAGTTAATTTTTTTTAATGGTAATTTATATCGAGTAAATGTTAATTCTCCTACTGGAATACCAGGAGAATCCCCAGATTACACATTATTAACTGGTGGTGGAGCTGGAGCAACTGGAGTAACCGGAGCCACAGGGGCTACCGGAGCCACCGGATCAACCGGAGCAACGGGAGCAACGGGAGCAACAGGAGCCACCGGAGCAACGGGAGCCACAGGTACAACCGGAGTCACTGGGGTAACCGGAGTAACGGGAGCCACTGGGGTAACCGGAGCAACGGGAGCAACAGGAGTAACGGGAGCCACTGGGGTAACCGGAGCAACGGGAGCCACAGGAGTAACGGGAGCCACTGGGGTAACCGGAGCAACGGGAGCAACGGGAGCAACAGGAGCCACGGGAGCCACGGGAGCCACAGGAGCCACAGGAGCAACAGGAGCAACAGGAGCCACTGGGGTAACCGGAGCCACTGGAGTAACGGGAGCAACAGGTACAACCGGAGTCACTGGGGTAACCGGAGTAACGGGAGCCACTGGGGTAACCGGAGCCACGGGAGCAACAGGAGCAACCGGAGCAACCGGAGCAACCGGAGCTACGGGAGCCACGGGAGCCACTGGGGTAACTGGAGTAACGGGAGTAACCGGAGCCACTGGGGTAACCGGAGCCACTGGAGCCACTGGAGCCACAGGAGTAACCGGAGCAACGGGAGCCACCGGAGTAACCGGAGCAACGGGAGCCACCGGAGTAACTGGAGCAACGGGAGCCACCGGAGTAACTGGAGCAACGGGAGCTACCGGAGTAACTGGAGCAACGGGAGCCACCGGAATAACTGGAGCAACAGGTGCCACTGGAGTAACCGGAGTAACCGGAGCAACGGGAGCCACCGGAGCCACCGGCGTAACCGGAGCAACGGGGGCAACAGGTGCCACAGGAGTAACCGGAGCCACCGGAGTAACCGGAGTAACAGGTGCCACCGGCGCAGGTCTGGCAGAATACGGATACGTTTACAATACAGCTACTCAAACCGTGCCAGCGGGGGCAGATGTAAATTTTAATACTAATGGATTGCTGACAGATGGAATTGATCATACAGCAGGTAGCGCTGGCGTTACAATTACGACAGCGGGTGATTACGAGATTAATTTCTCAACGACATCCAATGAACCTAGCCAAATTGAGTTATTTGTAAATAACAGTTCGATACCAGGAACACGCTATGCATCTGGATCTGGTTCCATACAAAATAATGGATCTGCAATAGTAAACCTCGCAGCTGGCGATGTTATAACACTACGAAATAGTTCTGCACAAAGTATAACCTTAGTCACACCTCAAGGAACAGGTGCAGCAGATGCCATAAACGCTTCTCTAACAGTAAAAAAATTAGATAGTTAA
- a CDS encoding ABC transporter ATP-binding protein, whose amino-acid sequence MRETLLEVNNLVTEFRTADGNVQAVRDVSFSVSKGETLCIVGESGCGKSITSLSVIGLLPSNGKIAAGQVKYEGKEIQGLSYEELRKMRGNKISMIFQEPMTALNPVLTVGYQLREPLMLHHGLSKSVAHKQGIDLLNQVGIPYPEKRMSQYPHELSGGMRQRVMIAIALSCHPGLLIADEPTTALDVTIQAQILDLINELKTKLNMGIMLITHDMGVVAEVADKVMVMYAGKKVEEGMVEDIFNNPKHPYTQGLLNSVPNVDDPEFELEPIPGSLPSLHEDIQGCRFHPRCKFATAKCSVLPPEEIKDERGHMVSCWLYEEEEEEVKNGHLVTQN is encoded by the coding sequence ATGAGGGAGACATTATTAGAAGTGAATAATTTAGTAACTGAATTTCGCACAGCAGACGGTAACGTTCAAGCTGTGCGAGATGTCTCCTTTTCTGTTTCAAAAGGAGAAACACTGTGTATCGTAGGAGAGTCTGGCTGTGGTAAGAGTATTACATCCTTGTCAGTCATTGGTCTTTTGCCAAGCAATGGTAAAATAGCTGCAGGCCAAGTCAAGTATGAAGGAAAAGAAATCCAAGGTCTTTCATATGAAGAATTGAGAAAGATGCGTGGTAATAAGATATCAATGATTTTTCAAGAGCCAATGACTGCACTTAATCCAGTATTGACGGTGGGATACCAATTAAGGGAGCCTTTGATGCTTCATCACGGACTATCTAAATCAGTGGCACACAAACAAGGAATTGATTTGTTAAACCAAGTAGGAATCCCTTACCCAGAAAAACGGATGAGTCAGTACCCTCATGAGCTGAGTGGTGGGATGAGACAACGGGTTATGATTGCCATTGCTCTATCATGCCACCCAGGTTTACTCATTGCAGATGAGCCAACAACAGCATTAGATGTTACTATCCAGGCTCAAATTTTGGACCTAATCAACGAGTTAAAGACAAAGCTAAATATGGGTATTATGCTTATCACGCATGATATGGGAGTAGTAGCTGAGGTAGCAGATAAGGTGATGGTGATGTATGCAGGTAAAAAGGTTGAGGAAGGTATGGTTGAAGATATTTTCAACAATCCAAAACACCCGTACACCCAAGGTCTTTTGAACTCCGTACCAAATGTAGACGATCCTGAATTTGAATTAGAGCCCATTCCCGGCTCCCTTCCAAGCTTGCATGAGGACATTCAAGGATGTAGATTTCATCCTCGCTGTAAATTTGCAACCGCAAAGTGTAGCGTACTGCCTCCAGAAGAGATTAAAGATGAGCGGGGACACATGGTAAGTTGCTGGTTATATGAAGAGGAAGAGGAGGAAGTAAAAAATGGTCATCTCGTCACCCAAAACTGA
- the glmS gene encoding glutamine--fructose-6-phosphate transaminase (isomerizing), with protein MCGIVGYIGENDAKEILLKGLEKLEYRGYDSAGIAVLNEDGVMVFKEKGRIADLRGAVDGDVSASLGIGHTRWATHGVPNQENAHPHQSTTKRFTLVHNGVIENYHLLKKAYLADVPMASDTDTEVIVQLIERFSKDGLSTVDALRKTLHLIHGSYAIALIDNEDENTIYVAKNKSPLLVGVGEGFNVVASDAMAMLQVTEQYVELHDQEIVIVRKESVEIQTLDGKKVERAPYKAELDMSDIEKGTYPHYMLKEIDEQPTVLRKIIQAYQNEQGELTIDSAILEALKDADRLYIIAAGTSYHAGLIGKEYFEKIAGIPVEVHISSEFGYNMPLLSEKPLFIFITQSGETADSRQVLVKIKEKGYPTLTVTNVPGSTLSREADHTLLLHAGPEIAVASTKAYVAQVAVLMVTASVFAKSQGKELDFDVVQELGIVANAVQAIVDTKEELEEIAIEYLSTTRNAFFIGRNVDYYISLEGALKLKEISYIQAEGFAGGELKHGTIALIEDGTPVIALATQQAVSLNVRGNVKEVVARGANPCIIAMEGFEEEDDRYVLPKVHELFAPLVAVIPLQLISYYAALHRDCDVDKPRNLAKSVTVE; from the coding sequence ATGTGTGGAATTGTAGGATATATCGGTGAAAACGATGCTAAAGAAATTTTATTAAAAGGCTTAGAAAAATTAGAGTACCGCGGTTATGATTCAGCGGGAATTGCAGTACTAAATGAAGATGGAGTTATGGTTTTTAAGGAAAAAGGACGTATCGCAGATTTGCGCGGAGCTGTAGACGGTGATGTAAGTGCTAGCCTAGGAATTGGCCATACGCGCTGGGCGACTCACGGAGTTCCAAACCAAGAAAATGCTCATCCTCATCAAAGTACAACGAAACGTTTTACGCTTGTGCACAATGGCGTAATCGAAAACTATCATTTATTAAAAAAGGCTTATTTGGCTGATGTTCCAATGGCTTCTGATACAGATACAGAGGTAATCGTACAGTTAATCGAACGCTTCTCAAAAGACGGTCTATCAACTGTTGATGCACTAAGAAAAACATTGCACTTGATCCATGGTTCTTATGCAATCGCATTGATCGATAACGAAGATGAAAACACGATCTATGTAGCGAAAAACAAATCACCGCTATTAGTAGGAGTGGGTGAAGGATTTAACGTGGTAGCATCGGATGCAATGGCAATGCTACAAGTAACAGAGCAGTACGTGGAGCTTCATGACCAAGAAATCGTAATCGTGCGCAAGGAATCAGTAGAAATCCAAACGCTTGATGGCAAAAAAGTAGAGCGTGCTCCTTATAAAGCAGAGCTAGATATGAGTGACATTGAAAAAGGAACATATCCTCACTATATGTTAAAAGAAATCGATGAACAGCCGACTGTTCTTCGCAAAATTATCCAAGCCTATCAAAACGAGCAAGGCGAGCTTACAATCGACTCTGCTATTTTGGAGGCACTAAAAGATGCGGATCGTCTATATATCATTGCAGCGGGAACTAGCTACCACGCTGGTTTGATCGGTAAAGAATATTTCGAGAAAATTGCTGGTATCCCAGTAGAGGTTCATATCTCAAGTGAATTTGGTTATAATATGCCACTTCTATCGGAAAAGCCTTTATTCATCTTCATCACACAATCTGGTGAAACGGCAGATAGTCGCCAAGTATTAGTGAAAATTAAAGAAAAAGGGTATCCAACACTGACTGTAACTAACGTACCTGGATCTACACTTTCTCGTGAAGCGGATCATACATTATTACTGCATGCTGGCCCAGAAATTGCTGTAGCTTCTACAAAAGCTTATGTTGCTCAAGTAGCAGTACTAATGGTTACTGCATCTGTATTCGCAAAATCTCAAGGGAAAGAGCTAGACTTTGATGTCGTACAAGAGCTTGGAATTGTAGCAAATGCGGTTCAAGCAATCGTAGATACTAAAGAAGAACTGGAAGAGATTGCAATAGAATACCTTTCTACTACTAGAAACGCTTTCTTCATCGGAAGAAACGTGGACTATTATATTAGCTTAGAGGGTGCTCTAAAGCTAAAAGAAATCTCTTATATCCAAGCAGAAGGATTTGCAGGAGGAGAACTTAAGCACGGAACAATCGCACTTATTGAAGACGGCACACCTGTCATTGCATTAGCAACCCAACAGGCGGTAAGCTTAAATGTTCGTGGAAACGTGAAAGAGGTAGTTGCTCGTGGCGCAAATCCTTGTATCATTGCAATGGAAGGCTTCGAGGAAGAGGATGATCGTTATGTACTTCCAAAAGTACATGAATTATTCGCACCACTAGTAGCAGTAATTCCATTACAGCTGATTAGCTACTATGCAGCACTTCACAGAGACTGTGACGTTGATAAACCTAGAAATCTAGCTAAATCTGTTACGGTTGAGTAA
- a CDS encoding chromate transporter has product MIYWQLFLAFFIPGILGYGGGPASIPLVEHEVVENYEWMTTQEFSEVVALGNSLPGPIATKMAGYIGYAEGGILGAVIALFATVAPSLILMISMMAILLKYKEATEVKNLTKLIRPVIAVLLGVMTIQFVEESVGGLGIPSTLILIVGSYLLLEKVKLHPAFVIILALIYGAVLI; this is encoded by the coding sequence ATGATTTACTGGCAATTGTTTCTAGCGTTTTTTATACCTGGCATATTAGGGTATGGTGGAGGACCTGCCTCTATTCCGTTGGTAGAGCATGAGGTAGTAGAAAACTACGAGTGGATGACGACTCAGGAATTTAGTGAGGTAGTAGCCCTCGGTAACTCCTTGCCTGGACCTATTGCAACAAAGATGGCTGGCTATATTGGATATGCAGAGGGAGGAATATTAGGAGCAGTGATTGCTCTCTTTGCGACAGTTGCACCTTCCTTGATCCTTATGATTAGTATGATGGCTATTCTATTAAAATATAAAGAGGCAACGGAAGTAAAGAACCTTACAAAGCTAATAAGACCAGTAATTGCTGTACTATTAGGTGTGATGACGATTCAATTCGTAGAGGAATCTGTAGGTGGATTAGGTATACCATCAACACTTATTTTAATAGTTGGAAGCTATCTACTATTAGAGAAGGTAAAGCTCCACCCTGCTTTTGTAATTATACTAGCGCTTATTTACGGTGCTGTTTTAATATGA